The Syntrophorhabdaceae bacterium region CTCAAAGATGCCTGGGAAGTCATCAAGGCAAAGCAATTTGTCGATCTCACTCACGCCTTTGGGCCGGGCATTCCCCGTTGGAAAGGCTTTCCTGATGAGCAAAGAGAGACGCTCTACTGGTATGAACCGGGGGTCGGCAAGCTTGGACAGGGATTCTACGCAGAACGTTACAGCCACGTAGGCCAATGGGGTACCCACGTCGATCCCCCGGCTCATTTTGTAAAGGGGTTGAGAACCGTTGACCAGATAGATGTGAAAGAGATGATCCTCCCCCTCGTGGTCGTCGACGTTCATGAGAAGGTGGCTGCAGACCCTGATTACACCATTAGTATGGATGATATACGAAATTGGGAGAAACGGCACGGACAGATACCCATCGGGTCTTTCGTGGCCATGCGGAGCGACTGGTCCAGGCGCTGGCCGAATATGGCGCGAATGATGAATGCAGATGACTTGGGCATCGCCCATTATCCGGGGTGGAGCCTCGATGTCCTGAAATATCTGTACGAGACGAGGAAGATCACCGCGTCGGGCCACGAGACGACGGATACCGATCCCGGTCGGAGCACGAGCAGGGGCGATTACTCCCTGGAGACATACATACTGAAACAAAACCGCTATCAGATCGAGCTCCTGGCAAATCTGGACGAAGTGCCCGAGGCAGGAGCGCTGATCGTGGTCACCTTTCCGAAGCCGAAAGGGGGCTCGGGCTTTCCGGCGCGGGCGTTTGCCATTCTCCCATAGAAAGGTTGCCGCCTCTTAAATGGGGTTAAGTGGCCACGGGAATTTTCTCTCCCGTAGTCTCTCTGCCCACATCCCCACCTCGCTCTCTTTTGGGTGAATCGGACGAGATTTAGTGGTCACATCAGTTCTTTTGTGAGCCAAAGGCGACGAAGAACAGTCATCGACTTCCTGTCGCGGTGAAGATGGGACCCGGCCATCCCCGTAAAAAACGTTACAGAATAATGGGTGATTCCGCGACAGACACGTAAGGACCTCTATTGTATGCTAAAGAAAGTGATCTCCCTGACGCAGATAGTTCGATCATTGCTTGAGGAGCATGCAGGTAAGATCGTCGTCCCAAGGTTGTAATAGTGTGTTCTTACTTTTCAGACAAAACAGGAGAATTATGAAAAAATTATTATTTGCATTGTTGTTGACAGTTGTTTTCGCAGCGCCCGCATTTTCACAGATGATGGACCCGCCAATGAAGGAACACGGGGGGGGACATGCACGTATGATGAGAATGGGCGATATGGGCGGTATGATGGGCA contains the following coding sequences:
- a CDS encoding cyclase family protein — protein: MIRTRTALACIFSILIFILAAQGAPGAEDRFTLKDAWEVIKAKQFVDLTHAFGPGIPRWKGFPDEQRETLYWYEPGVGKLGQGFYAERYSHVGQWGTHVDPPAHFVKGLRTVDQIDVKEMILPLVVVDVHEKVAADPDYTISMDDIRNWEKRHGQIPIGSFVAMRSDWSRRWPNMARMMNADDLGIAHYPGWSLDVLKYLYETRKITASGHETTDTDPGRSTSRGDYSLETYILKQNRYQIELLANLDEVPEAGALIVVTFPKPKGGSGFPARAFAILP